From Kwoniella europaea PYCC6329 chromosome 3, complete sequence, one genomic window encodes:
- a CDS encoding isocitrate lyase: MSENSWLSPTSIEEWWSTPSQTGIKRPYSADTVASLRDVFPENHHSNAMALKLRSIFERVQKDKSVNLTTSVIDPVTAQIMAEVGFETLYVSGGMSANTDTATDDPGPDLADYTYDTVPKKVSTIYRSQLLHSRTARVNKTGKEEIPLLPIIADADSGHGQHTAIMKLVKLFVQSGVSGFHLDDLVSGVKRHDGKDGLSSVLVPTGEYLRRLVAAKLQLDIMGSEVVSIARTDAETATHITSTIDHRDRPFILGATAPLKQHFIHTEGNSAREEWKREARLSTLDDHFQSSYPDLYDQFKEETFNMNVSEALSIAQKLVSSFYWNYESPRTSEGWYAFKGGVQAAVSRANVAANISDVVWACAHGYNPDRAEAFAKGVQEVHEGKWMAYNVTGGFPDDGSADEQVKNIPSQLSSLGYVWLFLPIAGLTTVGLGSQTAMKSIKEHGLYGYLSQVSRPAARHAAAADGTSPEWWWKVMGKLADDAADAIGEGL, from the exons ATGTCAGAAAACTCATGGCTCTCACCCACCTCAATCGAAGAATGGTGGTCAACCCCTTCTCAAACAGGTATCAAGAGACCTTATTCAGCCGACACAGTCGCATCACTCCGAGATGTCTTTCCAGAGAATCACCATTCAAACGCTATGGCCCTCAAGCTCAGAAGTATCTTCGAGAGAGTACAGAAAGACAAATCCGTCAATTTGACTACTAGCGTGATCGATCCTGTCACTGCGCAGATCATGGCCGAAGTCGGTTTTG AAACGTTATATGTATCAGGTGGGATGTCAGCTAATACAGATACAGCTACGGATGATCCTGGACCTGATCTC GCAGATTACACATACGACACCGTTCCAAAGAAAGTATCAACCATCTATCGATCCCAACTCCTTCACTCACGTACAGCAAGAGTAAACAAGACGGGTAAAGAGGAAATACCTTTGTTACCTATCATCGCAGATGCAGATTCAGGTCATGGTCAACATACAGCCATCATGAAATTGGTTAAACTATTCGTTCAAAGTGGTGTATCGGGATTTcatttggatgatttggtctCGGGAGTTAAAAGACATgatggtaaagatggatTATCAAGTGTTTTGGTACCTACCGGTGAATATTTGAGGAGATTGGTAGCTGCGAAATTACAATTGGATATAATGGG ATCCGAAGTAGTTTCAATTGCTCGAACTGATGCCGAGACAGCCACCCACATCACATCGACTATCGACCACAGAGATCGACCTTTCATCCTGGGTGCTACGGCCCCTCTGAAACAGCATTTCATCCATACCGAAGGAAATTCAGCAagggaagaatggaagagagaagCAAGATTGTCCACTTTGGATGATCATTTCCAATCATCCTATCCTGATCTATATGATCAATTCAAAGAAGAAACTTTTAACATGAACGTATCTGAAGCACTTTCGATAGCTCAAAAGctcgtttcttctttttactGGAACTATGAGAGTCCCCGAACTTCCGAGGGATGGTACGCTTTCAAAGGTGGTGTTCAAGCTGCTGTGAGCAGAGCCAACGTAGCTGCCAATATCTCTGATGTCGTATGGGCCTGTGCGCACGGATACAATCCGGATAGAGCAGAGGCATTTGCAAAAGGTGTTCAGGAGGTACATGAAGGTAAATGGATGGCTTATAATGTAACAGGTGGATTCCCAGATGATG GTTCAGCAGATGAACAAGTGAAAAATATACCTTCCCAATTATCTTCCTTAGGATACGTGTGGCTGTTTTTACCTATAGCCGGATTGACAACAGTCGGATTAGGTTCTCAAACAGCTATGAAATCTATCAAAGAACATGGACTGTACGGTTATCTGTCTCAGGTGTCTCGACCTGCTGCTAGACATGCGGCTGCGGCCGATGGGACAAGTCCAGAATGGTGGTGGAAAGTCATGGGTAAATTGGCAGATGACGCTGCGGATGCTATTGGCGAGGGGTTATAG
- a CDS encoding phosphoadenosine phosphosulfate reductase gives MTNSEILTPQYTPEEIEKFNLELENKSPQDILRWAIDNLDGLYQTTAFGLTGTAALDMISKISQEREEIHLVPLIFIDTLHHFPETLQLSQTASENYLAELHTYKPQGADTAEEFAVRYGEKLWETDEASYDYLVKVEPAARAYQELGVRAVITGRRRSQGSDRANLKVLEVDERGLIKVNPLISWGYKEVKDYVDKENVPYNPLLDQGYRSIGDVHSTAPPDPNAINNDAGERSGRWQGKSKTECGLHTNYFEMKKKFEEKAKNGGQ, from the exons ATGACGAATAGCGAAATCCTCACACCTCAATATACTCCCGAGGAGATCGAAAAGTTCAACCTTGAATTGGAGAACAAATCACCTCAGGATATACTGAGATGGGCTATCGATAATCTAGATGGATTGTATCAGACCACTGCGTTTGGATT GACCGGTACAGCCGCTTTGGATatgatatcgaagatatcacaggagagggaagagatcCATCTTGTGCCATTG ATATTTATCGATACCCTCCACCACTTCCCCGAAACTCTCCAACTTTCCCAAACAGCCTCTGAAAACTATCTCGCCGAGTTGCACACCTACAAACCCCAGGGTGCAGACACCGCCGAAGAGTTCGCTGTAAGATACGGCGAGAAGCTATGGGAAACCGACGAGGCGAGTTACGATTACCTCGTCAAGGTCGAACCTGCCGCCAGGGCGTATCAGGAGTTGGGTGTGAGGGCGGTGATCACTGGACGAAGGAGGTCTCAGGGGTCGGATAGAGCGAATTTGAAAGTTTTAGAAGTGGATGAGAGGGgtttgatcaaggtgaatcCGTTGATCAGCTGGGGGTataaagaagtgaaagattACGTGGATAAGGA GAACGTCCCCTACAACCCATTGCTCGACCAGGGATATAGGTCGATAGGTGATGTTCACTCCACCGCACCTCCCGATCCTAACGCCATTAACAACGACGCAGGAGAGAGGAGCGGTAGATGGCAAGGGAAGTCCAAGACGGAATGCGGATTACACACCAATTATTtcgagatgaagaagaagtttgaaGAGAAAGCTAAGAATGGTGGGCAGTGA